In Mercurialis annua linkage group LG6, ddMerAnnu1.2, whole genome shotgun sequence, the following are encoded in one genomic region:
- the LOC126654116 gene encoding pseudouridine-5'-phosphate glycosidase produces MTSSAVSRLSNLHGHINPSNSITKIGGLLKLSAEVSQALSCGHAVVALESTIISHGMPYPQNLETAKEVEAIVRKNGAVPATIAILDGIPCVGLSVEELERLATLGTKAQKTARRDIAYVVATGGNGATTVSATMCFASMVGISVFVTGGIGGVHRHGEHTMDISSDLTELGRTPVAVVSAGVKSILDIPRTLEYLETQGVCVAAYKTNELPAFFTETSGCKAPCRVETPEDCARLIDASLKLKLGNGILITAPIPKEHSASGNLIESAIQNALREARERNITGNAETPFLLARVNEITGGASLASNIALVKNNAVLGAKIAVALAQLREQNDKA; encoded by the exons ATGACGTCCTCAGCTGTGTCAAGATTGTCAAATCTCCATGGCCATATTAATCCTTCCAATTCAATCACCAAG ATTGGTGGGTTATTGAAGCTATCTGCAGAGGTTTCTCAAGCTTTATCATGTGGGCATGCTGTTGTTGCCTTAGAATCCACTATTATTTCTCATG GGATGCCGTATCCCCAAAATTTGGAAACTGCAAAAGAGGTGGAGGCGATTGTGCGGAAAAATGGAGCAGTTCCTGCTACTATTGCAATTTTAGATGGCATACCATGCGTAG GCTTAAGTGTTGAAGAGCTAGAGAGGCTTGCTACTCTGGGAACTAAAGCACAGAAGACTGCTCGGAGGGATATTGCTTATGTT GTGGCGACCGGAGGGAATGGGGCAACTACAGTTTCTGCAACCATGTGTTTTGCTTCTATG GTTGGTATCTCTGTGTTTGTAACTGGAGGAATTGGAGGAGTTCATAGACATGGCGAACATA CAATGGATATATCTTCTGATCTCACCGAGCTCGGCCGGACTCCAGTGGCTGTTGTTTCTGCTGGAGTGAAATCTATATTAGATATTCCTAGGACACTTGAATACTTG GAAACACAAGGAGTTTGTGTTGCCGCGTACAAGACAAATGAATTGCCTGCTTTTTTCACAGAAACCAGTGGCTGTAAG GCACCTTGTCGTGTAGAGACTCCTGAAGACTGTGCTCGGCTGATAG ATGCCAGTTTGAAACTTAAACTTGGGAATGGGATTCTGATTACTGCTCCAATACCAAAAGAACACTCAGCTTCTGGAAACTTAATTGAGTCAGCCATACAAAATGCACTTAGGGAAGCCAG GGAGAGGAATATAACAGGCAATGCAGAAACCCCATTCCTGCTTGCCAGAGTAAATGAAATAACGGGAGGTGCCTCACTGGCGTCAA